From Streptomyces sp. NBC_00370, a single genomic window includes:
- a CDS encoding MarR family transcriptional regulator encodes MTSGTSLDAVRASSELRSLVGRLRRRLRELRSAEDIAPGLLSVMLRLEREGPTTASALAAAEKIRTQSMATKLSALEEQGLIERRPHPTDGRRRVIDLTETGRQQVEGDRSARREWLAEALQDRYSDEERTRLREAFALLDRLFED; translated from the coding sequence ATGACTTCAGGGACTTCGCTGGACGCGGTCCGGGCCTCCAGTGAGTTGCGTAGCCTGGTCGGTCGTCTGCGGCGCCGGTTGCGTGAGTTGCGCTCGGCCGAGGACATCGCGCCCGGCCTGCTGTCGGTGATGCTGCGCCTGGAAAGGGAAGGCCCGACTACGGCGTCGGCCCTGGCGGCTGCGGAGAAGATCCGCACTCAGTCAATGGCGACGAAGCTGTCGGCGCTGGAGGAGCAGGGTCTGATCGAGCGTCGGCCGCATCCTACGGACGGGCGCCGTCGGGTCATCGATCTGACCGAGACGGGCCGCCAACAGGTTGAGGGGGACCGATCTGCGCGCCGCGAGTGGCTGGCCGAGGCCCTCCAGGACCGCTACAGCGACGAGGAGCGCACCCGCCTGCGCGAGGCATTCGCCCTCCTTGACCGCCTCTTCGAGGACTGA